The Fulvivirga ligni genome window below encodes:
- a CDS encoding polysaccharide deacetylase family protein, with amino-acid sequence MFLHKTPLVLKWIYPQLTWSKPTKEKVLYLTFDDGPIPDLTEFIIATLNSFNAKGTFFCVGDNIRKHKEIAERAIEAGHSLGNHTYNHMCGWKTELDTYINNVNSCQQELEDLGVKNTLMRPPYGQISRKQISELKDRFDITMWDVLSGDFSSKITPEVCLNKSIKATRNGSIVLFHDNIKAEKNMKYALPRYLEHFSKLGYAFKTL; translated from the coding sequence GCCTTTGGTTCTAAAGTGGATTTATCCGCAGCTTACCTGGTCTAAACCCACCAAAGAAAAAGTGCTCTACCTTACCTTTGATGATGGCCCTATTCCTGATCTAACTGAATTTATCATTGCTACTCTAAATTCATTTAATGCTAAAGGTACCTTCTTTTGCGTGGGCGATAACATTAGAAAACATAAGGAAATAGCTGAAAGAGCAATTGAAGCAGGGCATAGTTTGGGAAACCACACCTATAATCATATGTGTGGCTGGAAAACTGAACTCGACACTTATATTAATAATGTTAATTCTTGCCAGCAGGAGCTAGAAGATTTAGGCGTGAAAAATACTTTGATGAGACCTCCATATGGTCAGATAAGTAGAAAGCAGATTTCAGAATTAAAAGACAGATTTGATATTACTATGTGGGATGTTCTGAGCGGTGACTTTAGCTCTAAAATTACTCCAGAGGTCTGTCTAAATAAGAGCATCAAAGCTACTCGAAATGGTTCTATCGTGCTCTTTCATGATAATATAAAGGCAGAGAAGAATATGAAATACGCTTTGCCTCGCTACCTGGAGCATTTTTCTAAACTTGGATATGCCTTTAAAACACTATGA
- a CDS encoding glycosyltransferase: protein MMIVESLLVGAISIVLLIDFLLIILWKPKSPEATKETPPLVSVLIAARNEEQTIQRCLDATLQLNYPSDKLEILVGNDGSTDATYTLARAYAKKYPHIKVLNITETKGLARGKANVLAHLASIAQGDYYFITDADTAVPSTWIHAMLEGFSSNTAIVTGVTGIQHSYLQNTDWLFALGMVKVITDLNQPVTSMGNNMAIIKEAYLSVGGYENIPFSITEDFELFKQVRKKGYHVEQLFNTGVLAYSLPASSVHQILNQRKRWMKGAVQLPFSIVALLFFQALYFPGIVTLAIFQWKAALLLMFLKIILQSIFILRVKATLRMKTNPLKLAFYEVYSFLLSVSSSIFFLLPVKTVWKGRKY, encoded by the coding sequence ATGATGATTGTAGAATCTCTTCTTGTAGGTGCTATCTCAATTGTACTACTGATAGACTTCTTGCTCATTATTTTATGGAAACCTAAGTCTCCTGAAGCCACAAAAGAAACCCCGCCATTGGTTTCTGTATTAATTGCTGCCAGAAATGAAGAACAGACAATTCAAAGATGTCTGGATGCCACCCTCCAACTGAATTATCCTTCAGACAAGCTAGAGATACTCGTCGGAAACGATGGTTCTACAGATGCCACTTACACTTTAGCCCGTGCCTATGCTAAAAAGTATCCGCACATTAAAGTGTTGAATATTACGGAAACTAAAGGATTAGCCAGGGGCAAGGCTAATGTGCTGGCTCATTTAGCCTCAATAGCACAAGGTGATTATTATTTCATTACAGATGCTGATACTGCCGTGCCGTCTACTTGGATTCATGCCATGCTGGAGGGTTTTAGCTCTAATACGGCTATAGTTACGGGTGTCACGGGTATCCAACATTCATATTTGCAGAATACAGACTGGCTATTTGCTTTAGGAATGGTGAAAGTGATCACTGACTTAAATCAGCCCGTTACCAGCATGGGTAATAATATGGCCATTATTAAAGAGGCGTATTTAAGCGTTGGTGGCTATGAAAATATTCCATTTAGCATCACAGAAGATTTTGAACTTTTCAAGCAGGTGAGAAAAAAGGGGTATCATGTAGAGCAGTTATTTAATACAGGCGTTTTGGCATATTCCTTACCAGCCTCTAGTGTTCATCAAATATTAAATCAGCGTAAAAGGTGGATGAAAGGAGCTGTTCAGCTGCCCTTTAGTATCGTAGCTCTGCTTTTTTTTCAGGCACTTTATTTTCCAGGCATTGTAACGCTGGCTATTTTTCAGTGGAAAGCAGCACTCTTGCTCATGTTCCTGAAAATTATTTTACAATCCATCTTTATTTTAAGAGTAAAGGCCACTTTAAGAATGAAGACAAATCCTTTGAAATTGGCTTTCTACGAGGTTTATTCCTTCCTTTTATCAGTTTCTTCATCAATTTTCTTTTTGTTGCCTGTAAAGACAGTTTGGAAAGGGCGGAAATATTAA
- a CDS encoding TatD family hydrolase has protein sequence MPEFADSHAHIYAEKFKNDLPDVLEQSFENGVNKIYMPNIDHTSIDDMLEIENKYPENCFAMMGLHPCSVNKDFEKELYIVEEWLAKRKFCAIGEMGTDLYWDKTYWEQQKEAFKIQVEWAKKYELPIVIHCRESIDETIEMVEELKDDRLTGVFHCFTGSAEQAKRITELDFYLGIGGVSTFKNGGMDTVIPDLDLSTLLLETDSPYLAPTPHRGKRNEPSFIPLIAERVASLKLCEVDEVAEVTTGNAKKLFGV, from the coding sequence ATGCCTGAATTTGCTGACAGCCATGCACACATTTATGCAGAGAAGTTTAAAAATGATCTGCCAGATGTTTTAGAGCAGTCTTTTGAAAATGGTGTAAACAAAATTTATATGCCAAACATAGATCATACTTCTATAGATGATATGCTTGAGATAGAAAACAAATATCCTGAAAACTGTTTCGCCATGATGGGGCTTCATCCCTGTTCGGTAAATAAGGATTTTGAGAAGGAGCTATATATCGTGGAAGAGTGGTTAGCAAAAAGAAAATTCTGTGCTATAGGTGAAATGGGGACAGACCTTTATTGGGACAAAACCTATTGGGAGCAGCAGAAAGAGGCGTTTAAGATACAGGTGGAATGGGCAAAGAAATACGAGCTCCCCATAGTAATACATTGTAGAGAATCTATAGATGAGACTATAGAAATGGTAGAAGAGTTAAAGGATGATCGTTTAACCGGCGTGTTTCACTGTTTTACAGGCTCTGCAGAACAAGCTAAAAGAATCACAGAATTAGACTTTTATTTAGGAATCGGGGGAGTAAGCACTTTCAAAAATGGAGGAATGGATACAGTAATTCCTGATCTGGATTTGAGTACTTTGCTATTGGAAACAGATAGTCCTTATTTGGCACCAACACCACATAGAGGAAAAAGGAACGAGCCGTCATTCATACCTTTAATTGCTGAGCGGGTGGCTTCTTTAAAATTATGTGAGGTAGATGAGGTGGCAGAGGTGACTACAGGAAACGCTAAAAAGCTATTTGGGGTATGA
- a CDS encoding asparaginase produces the protein MRDYSKINIITSVPKEPEASILIIYTGGTLGMVHDKNGALIPFDFSSILDHVPSLRQLELNLTVISFEKPTDSSNINPDDWNMIGQMIHDHYHEFDGFVVLHGTDTMAFTASAMSFMLENLDKPVIFTGAQLPISSLRSDARENLITAIEIASSRINNKPIVSEVCIYFDYVLLRANRSKKVESLHFDAFQSENYPVLAESGVVINYHHAVIKSFQSEKDLILHNKFDRNVVILKLYPGITEDVVRVITQIPNLRGIVMETFGSGNAPTSPWFIELLRKAIEKGVTILNVSQCPGGRVVQGRYDTSQQLQRIGVIEGADLTLESAISKLMLILGEEQDIEIIRKRLMEPISGELTL, from the coding sequence ATGAGAGACTATTCAAAGATAAATATTATCACATCTGTACCCAAAGAGCCTGAGGCCTCGATACTCATTATATATACAGGCGGTACTCTAGGTATGGTTCATGATAAAAATGGAGCGCTGATACCTTTTGATTTTAGCTCTATCCTGGATCATGTGCCGTCTTTAAGACAATTGGAGCTTAATCTTACGGTGATTTCATTTGAAAAACCTACTGATTCGTCTAACATCAATCCTGATGATTGGAACATGATAGGGCAGATGATACATGACCATTATCATGAGTTTGATGGTTTTGTGGTGCTACACGGTACAGATACCATGGCCTTTACAGCTTCAGCGATGAGTTTTATGCTTGAGAATCTGGATAAACCAGTAATATTTACCGGTGCCCAGTTGCCTATTTCATCATTGAGATCAGATGCACGTGAAAACCTGATTACTGCGATAGAAATAGCTTCTTCAAGAATAAATAATAAACCTATTGTTTCAGAAGTGTGCATCTATTTTGATTATGTATTGCTTAGAGCCAATAGGAGTAAAAAGGTAGAAAGCCTTCATTTTGATGCTTTTCAATCTGAAAATTACCCTGTGTTAGCAGAGTCTGGGGTAGTTATCAATTACCATCATGCCGTGATTAAGAGCTTTCAGTCTGAGAAAGATTTGATTTTGCACAATAAATTCGATCGCAATGTAGTTATACTCAAATTGTATCCTGGTATTACTGAGGATGTTGTGCGAGTGATAACACAGATTCCAAATTTAAGAGGAATTGTGATGGAAACGTTTGGCTCCGGCAATGCCCCAACCTCTCCTTGGTTTATCGAATTGTTAAGAAAAGCGATAGAGAAAGGGGTGACGATTTTAAACGTTTCCCAGTGCCCTGGAGGACGGGTAGTGCAAGGAAGATATGACACCAGCCAACAATTACAGAGGATTGGTGTTATTGAAGGGGCCGATTTAACGCTGGAATCGGCAATAAGTAAGTTGATGCTCATATTAGGAGAGGAGCAGGATATAGAGATTATCAGAAAAAGATTAATGGAGCCAATAAGCGGTGAATTGACGCTATAA
- a CDS encoding MotA/TolQ/ExbB proton channel family protein yields the protein MKKLFTLLALVGVLTLGYQAKAQDESMDTDTSSTTVDSTVAEEPEPVVEEPTVVTETAVEDEATEDLSFHQTIKEKFIEGGVEWMTPVLICLILGLAIAIERIITLNMATTNTDKLLANVEDALANGGIEAAKEVTRNTRGPVASIFTQGLMRMSEGIEMVEKSIIAYGSVEMGRLERGLVWISLFIALAPMLGFTGTVIGMIGAFDAIEAAGDISPQIVANGIKVALLTTVAGLFVGIILQIFYNYLVSKIDSLVNQMEDASISLVDLLVKHKLTGRA from the coding sequence ATGAAAAAACTATTTACATTATTGGCGCTCGTAGGGGTTCTTACCCTTGGATATCAGGCTAAGGCTCAAGATGAGTCTATGGATACAGATACTTCGTCAACAACCGTAGATTCTACCGTAGCTGAAGAACCAGAACCAGTGGTAGAAGAGCCAACAGTTGTTACCGAAACTGCAGTGGAAGACGAGGCCACAGAAGATTTGTCTTTTCATCAAACAATAAAAGAAAAATTCATTGAAGGTGGTGTTGAGTGGATGACGCCAGTATTAATTTGTTTGATCTTAGGTCTTGCTATTGCTATAGAGAGAATTATCACTCTTAATATGGCTACTACCAATACCGATAAATTATTAGCTAACGTTGAAGATGCTTTAGCTAACGGTGGTATCGAAGCTGCTAAGGAAGTTACTAGAAACACTAGAGGTCCTGTAGCATCTATCTTTACTCAAGGTTTAATGAGAATGTCAGAAGGTATCGAAATGGTTGAGAAGTCAATCATCGCTTACGGTTCTGTTGAAATGGGTAGACTAGAAAGAGGTTTAGTTTGGATATCTCTTTTCATCGCTCTTGCTCCAATGCTTGGTTTCACCGGTACTGTAATTGGTATGATCGGAGCATTTGATGCTATCGAGGCAGCTGGAGATATCTCTCCTCAAATTGTTGCTAACGGTATCAAAGTAGCACTTTTAACAACAGTAGCTGGTCTATTTGTAGGTATCATCCTTCAAATATTCTATAACTACTTAGTATCTAAAATTGATTCTTTAGTTAACCAAATGGAAGATGCTTCTATCAGCTTGGTTGACTTACTAGTGAAGCATAAGCTTACAGGAAGAGCTTAA